The following are encoded in a window of Colletotrichum lupini chromosome 3, complete sequence genomic DNA:
- a CDS encoding Cullin family protein produces MAMIVSAAPSRWSGKRQSVFRSVFDSEISQPTPHSTPSQRFKPQGEPLGGALSPPLHHQSSSHSRFPSHGKPSEFHVSSSSRPSKTSASMPASDQVRWDQAWHIVTTRIQLPPSVAAEDSFGTLAPESQDYDADFYDSLKLVLHPAKHAEKAASTEDILSWHTQQVRHHFAQHVLPLLSACNTYGDQSQVLLGSIHTLEAAHRQYLYGLSLIVRGLENKHADIAVDKFRRDLHAVIGNSMSQALMESLRAVLSRLMRLVLGMQQTSSPSSFPRTTDLEADRQAAAAAAARQELLQLIEALHKVGLAGERFQVLFAELMDAMMVEHIRTSFAGAWTQSKSDGGKDAPRASSVPRATKLGTPSRCIAALCNWVENHYSRLAVEVFARLGSGDIAWTDVEKWKEIAVGRLAVMRIHELFDIVLQWPHSRGALDDLRMAITTPQRRLQLTDTFSAALQKRLLHPGRSTLDILRVYISMIRTFHALDHSKVLLDRVVHSLQLYLCQRDDAIPIVVTGLLSNPDNSSTEAGSTKLIELAILLNDPSQQRRPAVEDEELDWDDMEWIPDPVDAGVNYKRPKSEDVIGTLISALGSQDIFIKEFQNIIAERLLSTQVEFSQEVRVLNLLKKRFGDNALQNCDVMIKDIQDSKKVDAIISKTVRTGVIGSVRKAHNTPSYHTKILSRLFWPTMDREHFILPGPVVEGQGQYEGEFERLKSNRKLTWLNNLGNATVSLELEDRTVEKECKTYEAVVIYAFQTDESYSGPLPVRRTVDELEEVLQMDDDLIRSALSFWVGQRVIREIEPGTFIVIEKLDDDADDGGNPPGTGPDDAPAPDSGDLSPKKPGALDAKEKERRQVYWQFIVGMLTNSSPAMPLVQIAMMMKMLIADGFPWSNEELQEFLAEKMAMDELELVGGKYRLPKK; encoded by the coding sequence ATGGCTATGATAGTGAGCGCCGCGCCGTCCAGGTGGAGCGGCAAGAGACAGAGTGTGTTCAGATCAGTCTTTGACTCCGAAATCTCGCAACCTACTCCTCATTCGACACCTTCTCAGAGGTTCAAGCCGCAGGGAGAGCCGCTCGGCGGCGCACTATCACCGCCACTACACCATCAATCATCCTCCCACTCGCGTTTCCCCAGCCATGGCAAACCTTCAGAATTCCACGTCTCGTCTTCATCTCGGCCTTCAAAAACCTCTGCTTCCATGCCGGCCAGCGACCAAGTGCGGTGGGACCAAGCATGGCACATTGTGACGACTCGTATTCAGCTTCCGCCGTCAGTGGCCGCTGAGGACTCCTTTGGCACTTTGGCTCCGGAATCCCAGGATTACGATGCAGACTTTTATGACAGTCTAAAGCTGGTTCTCCATCCAGCGAAGCACGCTGAGAAAGCCGCTAGTACCGAGGACATCCTTTCCTGGCATACTCAGCAGGTTCGCCACCACTTCGCCCAACATGTCCTCCCCCTACTTTCCGCTTGCAACACGTACGGTGACCAATCCCAGGTACTCCTCGGAAGCATCCATACTTTAGAAGCAGCTCACCGCCAGTATCTTTATGGACTGTCTCTTATCGTGCGGGGTCTTGAGAACAAGCATGCAGACATCGCCGTCGACAAGTTCCGCCGTGATCTACACGCAGTCATCGGCAACTCCATGTCGCAGGCGCTTATGGAGTCTCTCCGAGCTGTCCTGAGTCGCCTGATGAGGTTGGTTCTGGGCATGCAGCAGACCAGCAGTCCCTCAAGCTTCCCTCGGACAACCGACCTCGAAGCAGATCGTCaggcagcagcggcagcggcagcgcggCAAGAGCTTCTGCAATTGATTGAGGCACTGCACAAAGTAGGACTGGCAGGCGAGAGGTTCCAGGTCCTATTCGCTGAACTCATGGATGCCATGATGGTGGAGCACATTAGAACGTCATTCGCGGGCGCCTGGACGCAGTCGAAATCTGATGGCGGGAAGGATGCTCCGCGCGCCTCGTCTGTGCCTCGCGCTACGAAACTTGGCACCCCTTCACGCTGCATTGCTGCACTTTGCAACTGGGTCGAGAACCATTACTCGCGGCTAGCAGTCGAGGTGTTTGCTCGCCTTGGAAGCGGGGACATTGCTTGGACCGATGTCGAAAAGTGGAAGGAGATTGCCGTTGGGCGATTAGCAGTCATGCGTATTCATGAACTCTTTGACATCGTTCTCCAATGGCCCCACAGCAGAGGCGCTCTCGATGACCTCCGAATGGCAATCACAACGCCGCAGAGACGGCTACAACTGACGGACACGTTTTCGGCAGCGTTACAGAAACGGCTGTTGCACCCGGGACGGTCAACACTGGATATACTACGGGTATACATTTCCATGATCAGGACGTTCCATGCTCTAGACCATTCCAAAGTACTACTGGACCGTGTGGTCCATTCGCTGCAGCTTTACCTCTGCCAGAGAGACGATGCGATCCCCATCGTCGTGACTGGACTACTATCAAACCCGGATAACTCAAGTACAGAGGCAGGCAGTACTAAGCTTATCGAGCTCGCCATTCTACTCAACGATCCATCACAGCAGAGAAGACCTGCCGTGGAAGATGAGGAACTGGACTGGGACGACATGGAATGGATCCCGGATCCCGTTGACGCCGGAGTCAACTACAAGCGTCCCAAGTCAGAGGATGTCATCGGGACCTTAATCAGCGCTCTGGGTTCTCAGGATATATTTATCAAGGAGTTCCAGAATATCATCGCAGAGAGGTTGCTGTCCACGCAGGTGGAGTTCAGTCAAGAAGTCCGTGTGCTTAATCTACTGAAGAAGCGGTTTGGGGATAATGCCTTGCAAAACTGCGACGTCATGATAAAAGACATCCAAGACTCGAAGAAGGTCGACGCCATCATCTCCAAGACGGTCAGGACAGGCGTTATCGGTTCCGTTCGTAAGGCCCACAATACTCCGTCATATCATACCAAGATTCTTTCTCGGCTCTTCTGGCCAACTATGGACAGAGAGCATTTCATCTTACCCGGGCCTGTCGTCGAGGGTCAAGGACAGTACGAAGGCGAGTTCGAGCGTCTCAAATCTAACCGCAAGCTTACATGGCTCAATAATCTCGGAAACGCCACTGTAAGCCTTGAACTCGAAGACAGGACAGTTGAGAAGGAGTGCAAGACGTATGAAGCCGTTGTCATATATGCATTCCAAACAGACGAGTCTTACAGCGGACCGCTTCCCGTACGTCGCACAGTTGACGAGCTTGAAGAGGTGCTGCAAATGGACGATGATCTGATTCGCTCCGCCCTTTCTTTCTGGGTCGGTCAGCGTGTCATCCGCGAGATTGAGCCGGGCACCTTCATCGTCATTGAGAAGCTAGATGACGATGCCGACGATGGAGGGAATCCACCTGGAACCGGCCCTGATGATGCTCCTGCGCCCGACTCAGGCGACCTTTCACCCAAGAAGCCGGGCGCGTTGGATGCCAAGGAGAAGGAACGTCGGCAGGTGTACTGGCAATTCATTGTTGGCATGCTGACCAACTCGAGTCCAGCCATGCCGCTGGTCCAGATCGCCATGATGATGAAGATGTTGATAGCGGACGGGTTTCCATGGAGCAATGAGGAGCTGCAGGAGTTCCTTGCAGAAAAGATGGCGATGGATGAATTGGAGCTGGTAGGAGGAAAGTATCGACTGCCAAAGAAATGA
- a CDS encoding cytochrome P450 — translation MLWFHVCNPVRMKQIDPALIPRGICLAFAGDLRKPPRSTRHSTNETVYCALFDIELAFLSQRRRWIRRRHQRELATQTTLLKRKKDSKNNRNNERPLARSVLAFVGAFAFQMLSWGIFVVFLFPQYFSSLRSLPGPKGDHWLMGQYPRIMREPTGVPMIEWINTIPHEGIIRYRGLFNQERLLITSPKALAEVLVTHNYDFKKPGAVRSSIGRILGIGVLLAEGDDHKVQRKNLMPAFAFRHVKDLYPLFWSKACEGVQAITDAVHAEAAKSATEGLTDPEKAALGPNTAVLEIGNWASRTTLDIIGMAGMGRDFGAIRDPANPLNQTYQHVFKPSRQAQVLAVLGLLLPGNLVHHLPLQRNGDIAKAANTIRATCRELIREKKEKLERKQLTDIDILSVALESGCFTEDNLVDQMMTFLAAGHETTASAMMWAIYCLCLNPEVQSRLRLEIRERLPTPGTPGDITALDIDHMPYLNAVCNEVLRYYSPVPMTLREAAVDTVIDGNKVPKGTRIMLCPWATNKDTSLWGADAGRFNPDRWLPSRDGDAAETKKTANSGGATSNYAFMTFLHGPRSCIGQGFAKAEFACILASWIGRFEFSLKNKEEYDEKNMTIKGGVTARPSKGLHVYVKVVDGCMTGWLAGPNWAGFLTSEVCPSRVFWIAFGAWERIEEQGVGNNSTYSF, via the exons ATGCTTTGGTTCCATGTCTGCAACCCCGTACGCATGAAACAGATCGACCCGGCCCTCATTCCACGCGGGATCTGCCTCGCCTT TGCTGGCGACTTACGCAAACCTCCCAGGTCAACAAGACATAGCACCAACGAAACCGTCTATTGCGCGCTTTTCGACATTGAG CTCGCCTTTTTGTCGCAACGTAGACGTTggattcgtcgtcgtcatcaaAGAGAACTAGCTACGCAGACAACGCTCCTCAAGAGGAAAAAAGACTCGAAGAACAACCGCAACAATGAGCGTCCCTTGGCGCGGAGTGTCC TCGCCTTTGTGGGCGCATTTGCCTTCCAGATGCTGTCTTGGGGCATCTTTGTCGTCTTCTTGTTCCCCCAGTACTTCTCTTCTCTGCGCTCGCTTCCGGGGCCCAAAGGTGATCACTGGTTGATGGGACAGTACCCGAGGATCATGCGTGAGCCGACTGGCGTGCCCATGATTGAATG GATCAACACCATCCCTCACGAAGGCATCATTCGCTACCGCGGCTTGTTCAACCAGGAGCGCCTCCTAATCACGTCGCCCAAGGCCCTCGCCGAGGTGCTCGTCACCCACAACTACGACTTCAAGAAGCCCGGCGCCGTCCGCTCGTCCATTGGCCGCATCCTCGGCATCGGCGTGTTGCTGGCCGAGGGCGACGACCACAAGGTCCAGCGCAAGAACCTCATGCCAGCCTTTGCCTTCCGTCACGTAAAGGACCTGTACCCGCTCTTCTGGAGCAAGGCATGCGAGGGCGTCCAGGCCATCACCGATGCCGTCCACGCCGAGGCCGCGAAGAGCGCAACCGAAGGGCTCACCGACCCGGAGAAGGCCGCCCTGGGCCCCAACACCGCCGTCCTGGAGATTGGCAACTGGGCGTCGCGCACCACGCTAGACATCATCGGCATGGCCGGGATGGGCCGCGACTTTGGCGCCATCCGCGACCCGGCGAACCCCCTGAACCAGACCTACCAGCACGTCTTCAAGCCGAGCCGTCAGGCCCAGGTCCTCGCGGTCCTTGGCCTGCTCCTCCCGGGTAACCTCGTCCACCACCTTCCCCTGCAGCGCAACGGCGACATCGCAAAGGCAGCCAACACCATCCGCGCCACCTGCCGCGAGCTCATCCGCGAGAAAAAGGAGAAGCTGGAGCGCAAGCAGCTCACCGACATTGACATCCTGTCGGTAGCGCTCGAGTCCGGCTGCTTCACCGAGGACAACCTGGTCGACCAGATGATGACGTTCCTCGCTGCGGGCCACGAGACGACAGCCTCGGCCATGATGTGGGCCATCTACTGCCTCTGCCTCAACCCGGAGGTCCAATCCCGCCTCCGCCTCGAGATCCGCGAGCGCCTCCCGACGCCGGGCACGCCCGGCGACATCACGGCCCTCGACATCGACCACATGCCCTACCTCAACGCCGTCTGCAACGAGGTCCTGCGCTACTACTCCCCGGTGCCCATGACCCTCCGCGAAGCCGCCGTCGACACCGTCATCGACGGCAACAAGGTGCCCAAGGGCACGCGCATCATGCTCTGCCCGTGGGCCACAAACAAGGACACCTCGCTCTGGGGCGCCGACGCGGGCCGCTTCAACCCGGACAGGTGGCTCCCCTCGCGCGACGGCGACGCCGCGGAGACCAAGAAGACGGCCAACAGCGGTGGCGCGACGAGCAACTACGCCTTCATGACGTTCCTCCACGGGCCGCGGAGCTGTATCGGGCAGGGGTTCGCAAAGGCCGAGTTTGCGTGTATCCTCGCCTCGTGGATCGGGCGGTTCGAGTTCAGCCTCAAGAACAAGGAGGAGTACGACGAGAAGAATATGACTATCAAGGGCGGCGTCACGGCGCGTCCGTCAAAGGGCTTGCACGTGTACGTCAAGGTCGTCGATGGTTG CATGactggctggctggctggaCCGAACTGGGCTGGGTTCCTG ACGAGCGAGGTCTGTCCCAGCAGAGTGTTCTGGATAGCATTTGGTGCTTGGGAAAGGATAGAAGAACAGGGCGTTGGAAACAATAGCACATATTCGTTTTGA